A window of the Synechococcus sp. JA-3-3Ab genome harbors these coding sequences:
- a CDS encoding DUF3155 domain-containing protein translates to MVRRRKRKSRRRLEGRKILDYIPQFKLDSGEEKSVTAARRYIQENSIQPPALILVRRNEHTIDRFFWAEKGLFGAQYVEENHFLFPSLRALLAQVAAEKPEKKSSKALATAAQ, encoded by the coding sequence TTGGTCAGGAGAAGAAAGCGTAAGAGCCGCCGTCGTTTGGAGGGACGCAAAATTTTAGATTATATTCCTCAATTTAAATTAGATAGCGGCGAAGAAAAGTCTGTAACCGCCGCCCGGAGATACATACAGGAAAACTCTATTCAGCCGCCTGCGCTGATTCTGGTTCGGCGAAACGAGCACACGATAGACCGATTTTTCTGGGCGGAGAAGGGACTATTCGGCGCGCAATATGTCGAAGAAAATCACTTTCTCTTTCCCAGCTTACGGGCTTTGCTAGCGCAGGTTGCGGCTGAGAAGCCGGAGAAAAAATCTTCCAAGGCTCTGGCAACTGCTGCTCAATAG
- a CDS encoding DUF3146 family protein, whose protein sequence is MSRLPQTTAHVQITRRSWQEGAIEGEVNANGWVWRFCWRFRSGELKVEPSVGRALICDPLSRFLEKSDYLLEPGSNYSFVIRSRL, encoded by the coding sequence ATGAGCCGACTGCCGCAGACCACCGCCCATGTACAAATTACCCGCCGCTCCTGGCAGGAGGGCGCCATTGAAGGGGAAGTCAACGCCAACGGTTGGGTTTGGCGCTTTTGCTGGCGCTTTCGATCCGGGGAGCTGAAGGTGGAACCCTCTGTAGGGCGGGCCTTGATTTGCGATCCCTTGAGCCGTTTTTTGGAGAAATCGGATTACTTACTAGAGCCCGGCAGCAACTACTCATTTGTTATTCGTAGCCGCCTCTAG
- a CDS encoding Hfq-related RNA-binding protein, whose product MTEFNTGIPSVRRLQRVIRDREIVEVKLNTGDVFVGQLRWQDPDCLCLADAEGQESLLWRSAIAFVKVRPPS is encoded by the coding sequence GTGACCGAGTTCAACACCGGGATCCCAAGCGTGCGTCGCCTGCAGCGGGTGATCCGGGATCGGGAAATCGTTGAGGTTAAGCTCAATACCGGCGATGTCTTCGTCGGCCAGTTGCGCTGGCAGGATCCCGACTGCCTTTGTTTGGCCGACGCTGAGGGACAAGAATCGCTGCTGTGGCGCTCCGCCATCGCCTTCGTCAAAGTCAGACCTCCCTCCTAA
- a CDS encoding V4R domain-containing protein — MSTGPIELALQPVAQRHNHYSREDFFRFDRSQGSLVDWTGARNVLVSEDFILGLQQGLEEEVGDASASLMYTIGREWGRNDAIHFSHWFEEEYRRKPKQSHLMFLLETWWWPLTSQGWGRWEVETESRRQGFIFINLFDSAVARTLGDVGKPVCHLYAGLFAGFFSAMVERQLNCIEIQCYSMGESYCKFLLGSKDRIDAAAFWLNEGASASEIAQKLRSGQGVTKP; from the coding sequence ATGTCAACCGGCCCCATCGAGCTTGCCCTGCAACCTGTCGCCCAGCGGCATAACCACTACAGCCGCGAGGATTTTTTTCGCTTCGACCGCTCCCAGGGATCCCTAGTAGACTGGACGGGCGCGCGCAACGTCTTGGTAAGCGAGGATTTTATCCTAGGTTTGCAACAGGGCCTGGAAGAAGAAGTGGGGGATGCCTCGGCCTCCTTGATGTACACCATTGGCCGCGAGTGGGGCCGCAACGATGCAATCCACTTCTCCCACTGGTTTGAGGAAGAGTATCGGCGCAAACCCAAGCAGAGCCACCTGATGTTCCTCTTGGAAACCTGGTGGTGGCCCTTGACCTCGCAAGGCTGGGGGCGCTGGGAGGTGGAGACCGAGAGCCGGCGGCAGGGGTTTATTTTTATCAACCTCTTTGACTCCGCCGTGGCCCGCACCCTGGGGGATGTGGGCAAGCCGGTTTGCCATCTCTACGCTGGCTTATTTGCCGGGTTTTTCAGCGCCATGGTGGAACGGCAGCTCAACTGCATCGAGATCCAGTGCTACTCCATGGGAGAAAGCTACTGTAAGTTTTTGCTCGGCAGCAAAGATCGCATCGATGCGGCTGCCTTTTGGCTCAACGAAGGGGCCAGCGCCAGCGAAATTGCCCAAAAGTTGCGCTCCGGTCAAGGAGTGACCAAGCCATGA
- the gvpA gene encoding gas vesicle structural protein GvpA — protein sequence MAVEKVNSSSSLAEVIDRILDKGIVVDAWVRVSLVGIELLAIEARVVVASVETYLKYAEAVGLTATAAAPAV from the coding sequence ATGGCAGTTGAGAAAGTGAACTCTTCTTCCAGCCTGGCCGAAGTGATCGACCGCATTTTGGACAAAGGGATCGTGGTCGATGCCTGGGTGCGGGTTTCTCTGGTGGGGATCGAGCTGTTGGCCATTGAAGCTCGCGTTGTCGTGGCTTCGGTGGAAACCTACCTGAAATACGCCGAGGCGGTGGGCCTGACGGCTACTGCTGCTGCCCCTGCCGTCTAA
- a CDS encoding V4R domain-containing protein — MASTPPIPSSLADFDPYTPVLANYYAPSAYLQGDLESGLLESRHGDRLLALPEALLRGIYTGLEYETGQAARLVLRNCGRMWGKEFFRRFAQELSDYYQKPLSELEMGLFLQNLKQAWKTHGWGLIDIDWTYKNQGVLVVSIRNSPFAAATPPHFKRPMGFLEAGLLATWFSQLTGQDLGCVQTTSEALGAKSNLFILTAAARLKEGEAWVDSGLSHDQILEKLLQPAP, encoded by the coding sequence ATGGCCAGCACCCCCCCCATCCCCAGCAGCCTCGCCGACTTTGACCCCTACACGCCTGTTTTGGCCAACTATTACGCGCCCAGCGCCTATCTGCAAGGCGATCTGGAGTCCGGTTTGCTGGAAAGTCGCCACGGCGACCGGCTCTTGGCCCTTCCAGAAGCATTGCTACGAGGCATCTACACCGGCTTGGAATACGAGACAGGGCAGGCCGCCCGCCTGGTATTGCGCAACTGTGGCCGTATGTGGGGCAAAGAGTTTTTCCGCCGCTTTGCCCAGGAGCTCTCCGACTACTACCAGAAGCCTTTGTCCGAGCTGGAGATGGGGCTCTTTTTACAAAATCTCAAACAAGCCTGGAAGACCCACGGCTGGGGGCTGATCGACATCGACTGGACCTACAAAAATCAGGGGGTGCTGGTGGTGTCGATCCGCAACTCTCCCTTTGCCGCTGCCACACCCCCCCACTTCAAGCGCCCGATGGGCTTTTTGGAGGCAGGGCTGTTGGCCACCTGGTTTAGCCAGCTGACCGGCCAGGATCTGGGCTGTGTGCAAACCACCAGCGAGGCTTTGGGAGCGAAGAGCAACTTGTTTATCTTGACCGCTGCCGCCCGCCTCAAGGAAGGAGAGGCCTGGGTGGACTCCGGCCTCAGCCACGACCAGATCCTGGAGAAGTTGTTACAGCCCGCCCCGTAA
- a CDS encoding gas vesicle protein, whose product MPITSQPLATATHGSSLADVLERVLDKGIVIAGDITVSVGNVELLNVRIRLLIASVDKAKEIGINWWESDPYLSSQARELLETNRQLLQRVSELEKQLAQGLPKGGNGKD is encoded by the coding sequence GTGCCTATTACCTCTCAACCCCTGGCCACGGCAACGCATGGCTCCTCTCTGGCCGATGTCTTGGAGCGGGTTTTGGACAAGGGGATTGTCATCGCCGGGGATATCACCGTTTCGGTGGGCAATGTGGAGCTGCTCAATGTGCGCATTCGGCTGCTGATCGCTTCGGTGGACAAGGCCAAGGAGATTGGGATCAACTGGTGGGAATCGGATCCCTATCTCAGCAGCCAAGCCCGCGAGCTGCTGGAAACCAACCGCCAGTTACTGCAGCGGGTCAGCGAGCTGGAAAAGCAACTGGCCCAAGGCCTGCCCAAGGGAGGAAATGGTAAGGACTAA
- a CDS encoding ATP-binding protein, producing the protein MAPDPLTGLPESALYPLPKDRDFTALSGKFTPAQHRINLQVTSAPPHLEIQIGNTGIIIPPAEQKRVFEKFYRVPSSDPRRRGGTGLGLALVQQRVNLLQGKIYLNSEADHTCFTLRLPRLLSVSGQQQSAQPRA; encoded by the coding sequence TTGGCCCCCGACCCGCTAACGGGGTTACCAGAAAGCGCCTTATATCCCCTGCCCAAAGATAGGGACTTTACGGCGCTTTCCGGGAAATTTACTCCTGCCCAGCACCGGATTAACCTACAGGTCACCAGCGCTCCTCCTCACCTGGAAATCCAAATTGGCAACACCGGCATCATCATCCCCCCTGCAGAACAAAAGCGGGTATTTGAGAAGTTTTACCGCGTGCCCAGCTCGGATCCCCGGCGGCGGGGAGGGACAGGGTTGGGCTTGGCCCTTGTGCAACAACGGGTAAACTTGTTGCAAGGGAAAATCTACCTTAACAGCGAGGCCGACCACACTTGTTTTACCTTGCGGTTGCCCCGGCTTCTTTCTGTCTCCGGCCAACAGCAGTCAGCTCAGCCTAGGGCCTAG
- the ppc gene encoding phosphoenolpyruvate carboxylase, translated as MTSSSHLTTAERAVGSANGLKEAPPLAERDPLARALAVDEALDGRNNLLNRRLQMVEELWEAVILQECGQPLVDLLQRLRSMCSPEGQALEYPIPEVLQIVEHLSLDAAIQTARAFALFFQLINIVEQHYERAEDSDMRMVDSQQRTVRENEKFERLFPYLRLQGVPPGLLRRLLERLHIRLVFTAHPTEIVRHTIREKQRAFSHLLSQLDWAEQSHPLQAQMLREQLAEEVLLWWRTDELHQSKPTVLNEVDYTLHYFEEVLFQAIPLLHEYLSRSLKKSFPSVEPPPAGFCNFGSWVGGDRDGNPSVTANVTWQTARYQRNLILGKYIESVKALTKTLSVSLHWGDVDSQLLDVLEQDRRRMPEVYESFSLQYRQEPYRLKLSYIQRRLELTRERNRNLADSACLPVPPPLDNAYANAEEFLADLQLIQSSLKNSGLSCRQLDHLICQVQVFGFHLAHLDIRQDSSYHEAALTEIFEYLRILPRPYSEMTEEEKTAFLLRELQTRRPLIPLEAPFSDKAAELIATFRTLRRLQQEFGMAMCQTYVISMSRQLSDLLEVLLLAKEVGLYDPISGRGSLAVVPLFETVEDLKGAPEVLRQLLEIPFYRQYLAQQENLQEVMLGYSDSNKDAGFLSSNWEIYKAQQRLQAVAESYGVKLQIFHGRGGSVGRGGGPAYEAILAQPGRSVGGRIKITEQGEVLASKYSLQDLAIFNLETVTSAVIQASLLRTYPNDLHEWSRLMESLAERSRQVYRNLVYEQEGFVEFFHEVTPIEEISQLQISSRPARRSGNSKDIGSLRAIPWVFSWTQSRFLLPAWYGVGTALEEYAAKGEHNLNHLQHLYREWPFFRMVISKVEMTLAKADLQIARHYVREMSSPERLERAMELFELIAQEMYRTREMVLKITGHKELLENDPYLKRSVQLRNRSIVPLGFIQVSLLKRLRGKQKSHFHNTQYNRAELLRGALLTINGIAAGMRNTG; from the coding sequence ATGACCTCTTCCTCCCACCTGACGACTGCAGAGCGGGCAGTGGGTTCTGCCAACGGCCTGAAGGAGGCCCCTCCACTGGCGGAACGGGATCCCTTGGCCCGTGCCCTCGCCGTGGATGAAGCGCTCGACGGCAGGAACAACCTGTTGAATCGCCGCCTGCAAATGGTGGAAGAACTTTGGGAAGCCGTAATCCTGCAGGAGTGCGGGCAGCCTTTGGTAGATCTGTTGCAGCGGCTGCGCTCCATGTGTTCCCCTGAAGGGCAGGCCTTGGAGTACCCCATCCCGGAAGTACTACAAATTGTCGAGCATCTCAGCCTTGATGCAGCCATTCAAACGGCCCGCGCCTTCGCTTTGTTCTTTCAGTTGATCAACATCGTTGAACAGCACTACGAACGGGCAGAAGACTCAGATATGCGCATGGTGGACAGCCAGCAGCGCACCGTGCGGGAAAACGAAAAATTTGAACGTCTGTTCCCTTACCTGCGGCTTCAGGGGGTGCCGCCGGGACTGCTGCGCCGGCTGCTGGAGCGGCTGCACATCCGCCTGGTGTTCACCGCCCACCCCACCGAGATCGTCCGCCACACCATCCGCGAAAAGCAACGGGCCTTCTCCCACTTGCTCAGCCAACTGGACTGGGCAGAGCAGTCTCACCCTCTGCAGGCCCAGATGTTGAGAGAACAACTGGCGGAGGAGGTTCTGCTCTGGTGGCGCACCGACGAGTTGCATCAGTCCAAACCGACCGTTCTGAACGAAGTCGATTACACCTTGCACTATTTTGAAGAGGTTTTGTTTCAGGCTATACCTCTGCTGCATGAGTACCTCAGCCGCAGCTTGAAAAAGTCCTTTCCCAGCGTCGAGCCACCGCCGGCAGGCTTTTGCAACTTCGGCTCGTGGGTGGGCGGGGATCGGGACGGCAACCCTTCCGTCACTGCCAACGTTACCTGGCAAACGGCCCGCTACCAGCGCAACCTGATTTTGGGCAAGTACATCGAGTCCGTGAAGGCCCTCACCAAAACCCTGAGCGTCTCTTTGCACTGGGGGGATGTGGACAGCCAGTTGCTGGATGTCCTTGAGCAGGATCGCCGCCGCATGCCCGAGGTTTACGAGTCCTTTTCGCTGCAATATCGCCAAGAGCCCTACCGGCTCAAGCTCAGCTACATCCAGCGGCGGCTGGAGTTGACGCGGGAGCGCAACCGCAATTTGGCCGACTCCGCTTGCCTGCCTGTCCCGCCCCCTCTGGACAACGCCTACGCCAATGCAGAAGAATTTCTGGCCGACTTGCAGCTTATTCAGAGCAGCTTGAAAAACAGTGGCCTCTCCTGCCGCCAGTTGGATCACCTCATTTGCCAGGTGCAGGTCTTTGGCTTCCATCTGGCCCACCTGGATATCCGCCAAGACAGCAGCTACCACGAGGCCGCTCTCACCGAGATCTTCGAGTACTTGCGGATCTTGCCGCGGCCCTACAGCGAGATGACGGAGGAGGAAAAAACAGCTTTTCTCCTGCGGGAGCTGCAAACCCGCCGGCCCCTCATCCCTCTAGAAGCTCCCTTTTCCGATAAAGCGGCGGAGCTGATTGCCACCTTTCGCACCCTGCGCCGGCTGCAGCAGGAATTTGGCATGGCCATGTGCCAAACCTACGTGATCAGCATGAGCCGCCAGTTGAGCGATCTGTTAGAGGTGCTGCTGCTGGCTAAGGAGGTGGGCCTTTACGATCCCATCAGCGGGCGCGGATCCCTGGCGGTGGTGCCGTTGTTCGAGACCGTTGAAGACCTAAAGGGGGCGCCAGAGGTGCTGCGGCAGTTGTTGGAGATCCCCTTCTATCGCCAGTACCTGGCCCAGCAGGAAAACCTACAGGAGGTGATGCTGGGCTACTCGGATAGCAACAAGGACGCTGGCTTTCTAAGCAGCAACTGGGAGATCTACAAAGCCCAGCAGCGGCTGCAGGCGGTGGCCGAGTCCTATGGGGTGAAGTTGCAGATCTTCCATGGCCGGGGTGGCTCGGTGGGGCGCGGGGGAGGGCCGGCCTACGAGGCGATCTTGGCCCAGCCGGGGCGCAGCGTGGGGGGCCGCATCAAGATTACTGAGCAGGGAGAGGTGTTGGCCTCTAAGTACTCTCTCCAGGATCTGGCCATTTTTAACCTGGAAACTGTTACCAGCGCCGTCATCCAGGCGAGCCTGCTGCGCACCTACCCCAACGACCTGCACGAGTGGTCGCGCCTGATGGAATCGCTGGCAGAGCGCTCTCGCCAGGTGTACCGCAACCTGGTCTACGAGCAGGAAGGCTTTGTCGAGTTTTTCCACGAGGTCACCCCCATCGAAGAGATCAGCCAACTGCAGATTAGCTCCCGCCCAGCTCGCCGCAGCGGCAACTCGAAAGATATCGGATCCCTGCGGGCCATTCCCTGGGTATTCAGTTGGACACAGAGCCGTTTTCTCTTGCCCGCATGGTATGGAGTGGGCACCGCTCTAGAGGAATACGCGGCTAAAGGCGAACACAACCTCAACCACCTGCAGCATCTCTACCGCGAGTGGCCCTTCTTCCGCATGGTGATCTCCAAAGTGGAGATGACCCTGGCCAAGGCGGATCTGCAAATTGCCCGCCACTACGTGCGAGAGATGAGCTCCCCCGAGCGCCTGGAGCGGGCGATGGAGCTATTCGAGCTCATTGCCCAGGAGATGTACCGCACCCGGGAGATGGTTTTGAAAATTACAGGACACAAGGAGCTGTTGGAGAACGACCCCTATCTGAAGCGCTCGGTGCAACTGCGCAACCGTTCAATCGTGCCCCTCGGGTTTATCCAGGTCTCGCTCCTCAAGCGCCTGCGTGGCAAGCAAAAATCCCATTTCCACAACACCCAGTACAACCGCGCCGAGCTGCTGCGGGGAGCTCTGCTCACCATCAACGGCATCGCCGCCGGTATGCGCAACACAGGCTGA
- a CDS encoding DUF2062 domain-containing protein — protein MRYLYLRLLRMQSSPKEIARGLAAGVFAGCFPIFGFQTLVALLLAVPLRGNKLVAAAGTWVSNPLTYVPIYAFNYRVGEWLLGSRTAFATSELVVAQNWMQWGLEVSATLLVGCAFVGFWGALVSYFLGLWLVEWIRRRRRRGRVSCEGM, from the coding sequence CTGCGGTACCTGTATCTGCGCCTGTTGCGAATGCAATCCTCCCCCAAAGAAATTGCCCGCGGCCTGGCGGCGGGAGTTTTTGCGGGTTGTTTTCCCATCTTCGGCTTTCAAACCCTGGTGGCCCTGCTGTTGGCCGTTCCTTTGCGGGGAAACAAGCTGGTGGCGGCGGCAGGAACTTGGGTGAGCAACCCCCTCACCTATGTGCCGATCTATGCCTTTAACTACCGGGTGGGGGAATGGCTGCTGGGATCCCGAACAGCCTTTGCCACTTCGGAACTGGTGGTAGCTCAGAACTGGATGCAGTGGGGCCTGGAGGTGTCGGCCACACTCTTGGTGGGCTGTGCGTTTGTCGGGTTTTGGGGCGCCCTCGTTAGCTACTTTCTGGGGCTGTGGCTGGTGGAGTGGATCCGCCGGCGGCGGAGAAGGGGCCGGGTCTCCTGTGAAGGGATGTAG
- the gvpC gene encoding gas vesicle protein GvpC: MSLREQWAMAHNQRVAQNQSLFSQSRQQRLEQHRALIAELEQRRRERQEAIRQQREQTRRQLKSFNQSRAAQRALDEHSRMEAVAQRVKAVAELLSRMAQERAAQSQAQQQELQTFQANLTATVGRLLSTCAQARQTMAGQTRQARQSFYAELRQRVQALQQLARQELAQVAQDQRAEAQALRQALAAFRRALHEQVWGNGIPEAQPIIPSEGLEGEKSESSANASKTVSAEVSLPKPVVAVSEEAAPPPPQPVVTPPPPEPAPVRPAPPQEASSDRIMAYVNNYVTNLQAQAPDLTLLQVIGDRERVRDLLARGAVDLGVDPSEILATLRRMVSATVAI; encoded by the coding sequence ATGAGTTTGCGGGAACAGTGGGCCATGGCCCACAACCAACGGGTGGCCCAGAATCAAAGTTTGTTCAGTCAATCCCGGCAGCAGCGTCTGGAGCAGCACCGAGCTCTGATAGCCGAGCTGGAGCAACGCCGCCGGGAACGACAAGAGGCAATCCGGCAACAGAGGGAGCAAACCCGTAGGCAACTGAAGAGCTTCAACCAGAGCCGGGCGGCGCAGCGGGCCTTGGACGAGCATTCTCGCATGGAGGCTGTGGCCCAGCGGGTCAAAGCGGTGGCGGAGCTTCTCTCCCGCATGGCTCAAGAGCGAGCCGCCCAATCGCAGGCCCAGCAGCAGGAGCTGCAGACTTTTCAAGCCAACTTGACAGCGACGGTGGGGAGATTGCTGAGCACCTGTGCACAGGCCCGGCAGACCATGGCCGGCCAAACTCGACAAGCTCGCCAGTCTTTTTATGCTGAGTTGCGGCAGCGGGTACAGGCTTTGCAGCAGCTCGCGCGGCAGGAGCTGGCTCAGGTCGCTCAGGATCAGCGGGCAGAGGCCCAGGCTCTGCGGCAAGCTTTGGCGGCTTTCCGCAGGGCGTTGCACGAGCAGGTCTGGGGGAATGGGATCCCAGAGGCCCAACCCATCATCCCTTCTGAGGGCTTGGAAGGTGAAAAGTCTGAGAGCTCGGCCAATGCCTCGAAAACGGTTTCGGCTGAGGTTTCCCTGCCAAAGCCTGTGGTTGCGGTCTCAGAAGAGGCGGCTCCTCCTCCCCCTCAGCCTGTGGTGACTCCGCCACCACCTGAACCTGCTCCAGTTCGGCCCGCGCCCCCGCAGGAGGCAAGTTCGGATCGCATCATGGCCTACGTCAACAACTATGTAACCAACCTGCAAGCGCAGGCTCCCGATCTAACTTTGCTGCAGGTGATCGGGGATCGGGAGCGGGTGCGGGATCTGCTGGCCCGCGGTGCGGTGGATCTGGGGGTGGATCCCTCCGAGATCCTGGCCACCTTGCGGCGTATGGTGTCAGCGACGGTTGCCATCTGA
- a CDS encoding DUF4168 domain-containing protein has product MRKFALLVSLGLILGSPPLWAQEATPLPSPAATPSAATGGAPSPQASPTLTPEQVTDAQVEQLVQILLELDPLIREASAQLRETQNEEEYEQIMQRTETQASRIVEKQGLTVAEYRELMTLANEDPVLNQRVRARLQKVIEERESSASPQPATPTPRP; this is encoded by the coding sequence ATGAGGAAATTCGCGTTGCTGGTGAGTCTGGGATTGATTCTGGGATCCCCGCCGCTTTGGGCGCAGGAGGCAACCCCGCTCCCCAGTCCTGCTGCAACTCCTTCTGCGGCTACAGGGGGGGCTCCCAGCCCGCAAGCTTCCCCAACTCTAACCCCAGAGCAAGTTACCGATGCTCAGGTGGAGCAGTTGGTGCAGATTCTGTTGGAATTGGATCCTTTGATCCGGGAAGCCAGCGCTCAGTTGCGAGAGACCCAGAACGAAGAAGAGTACGAGCAGATCATGCAGCGCACGGAAACCCAAGCCAGCCGCATTGTCGAGAAGCAGGGGCTGACGGTGGCCGAATATCGCGAGCTGATGACCTTGGCCAACGAAGATCCCGTTTTGAACCAGCGAGTGCGGGCCCGCTTGCAAAAAGTGATCGAAGAAAGGGAATCCTCTGCTTCTCCCCAGCCAGCCACCCCGACGCCTAGGCCCTAG
- the gvpN gene encoding gas vesicle protein GvpN — protein sequence MATVLQARPRQFVNTPYIERITRRALRYLQSGFAVHLRGPSGTGKTTLAMHLASLLGRPIMLIYGDDRFDSSDLIGGRTGFTHRRVVDNFIHSVVKTEEDVQQRWVDARLTLACREGFTLIYDEFNRSRPEANNALLSALEERLLVLPPDSNRSEYLRVHPQFRAIFTSNPEEYTGVHKAQDALLDRMITIDIGEPDIETEKEILTARIGLSAPDALKIVHIVRAFRRKLDLTRHPSLRSCLMIGRIVKEHELAVSKDNADFRALCADVLLPRAGKRYEEGAQVLNYLLDQLPG from the coding sequence ATGGCCACGGTTCTGCAGGCGCGTCCCCGCCAGTTCGTAAACACTCCTTACATCGAGCGGATTACCCGCCGCGCTTTGCGCTATCTGCAATCGGGTTTTGCGGTGCATCTGCGGGGCCCTTCGGGCACGGGCAAGACTACCCTGGCGATGCATCTGGCTAGCCTGCTGGGCCGTCCCATCATGCTGATCTACGGCGACGATCGCTTCGATTCTTCCGACCTGATCGGGGGGCGCACCGGCTTTACCCATCGGCGGGTGGTGGACAACTTTATCCACTCGGTGGTGAAGACGGAGGAGGATGTGCAGCAGCGCTGGGTGGATGCCCGCCTCACCTTGGCCTGCCGCGAGGGGTTCACCCTCATCTACGACGAGTTCAACCGCTCCCGCCCGGAGGCCAACAACGCCCTCCTGAGCGCTTTGGAAGAGAGGCTGCTGGTGTTGCCGCCGGACAGCAACCGCTCGGAGTATCTGCGGGTGCATCCCCAGTTCCGGGCCATCTTCACCTCCAACCCAGAGGAATACACCGGAGTTCACAAGGCCCAGGATGCGCTGCTGGATCGGATGATCACCATCGATATCGGCGAGCCGGATATCGAGACCGAAAAGGAGATCCTCACCGCGCGCATCGGTCTCTCTGCCCCTGATGCGCTCAAGATCGTCCACATCGTCCGCGCTTTTCGCCGCAAATTGGATCTGACCCGCCACCCCAGCCTGCGCAGTTGTCTGATGATCGGACGCATTGTCAAGGAGCACGAGCTGGCGGTGAGCAAGGACAATGCCGATTTTCGCGCTCTGTGCGCCGACGTGCTGTTGCCCAGGGCCGGCAAGCGCTACGAGGAAGGAGCCCAGGTGCTCAACTATTTGCTGGATCAACTGCCCGGCTGA
- a CDS encoding Ycf66 family protein produces the protein MFLTQSPYFLMAALVAIASGAIFAVRFVKPEASEESDVIFATMGLIYSISLLLEGQRLIPLLFFAQVLLAVMAGWFAIQTFRLRILLNEKVRQITGVRPAMRRQGFSRTYPPDGYAQTRSVSTRPSGSRIRDTSSASRSIPERSEEPARRPRPQLTSDTRVRPRPRPAAEEYYEEQETRFRRDTEDDEPDPSRRSAVEDYPEDVQEERGTVTRRRPPRLPQDQGESYVEEKPRRPSRRVVEVESVEVQEAEPDEYEDDLF, from the coding sequence ATGTTTCTCACCCAAAGCCCCTACTTTTTGATGGCAGCGCTGGTGGCAATTGCCAGTGGAGCCATCTTTGCCGTCCGATTTGTCAAGCCCGAAGCCTCGGAAGAGTCAGATGTAATCTTCGCTACGATGGGCCTGATCTATTCCATCTCTCTGCTCTTGGAAGGTCAGCGCCTAATCCCCTTGCTGTTTTTTGCCCAGGTGCTGTTGGCAGTGATGGCGGGCTGGTTTGCCATCCAGACCTTCCGCCTGCGCATTCTCCTAAACGAGAAGGTGCGCCAGATAACTGGAGTTCGTCCAGCTATGCGGCGCCAAGGCTTTAGCCGCACCTATCCACCCGATGGCTATGCCCAGACGCGCAGCGTTTCCACGCGGCCTAGCGGATCCCGCATTCGCGACACCTCCTCCGCCAGCCGCTCCATTCCTGAACGCAGCGAGGAGCCAGCTCGTCGCCCGCGGCCCCAACTGACCAGCGATACCCGTGTGCGCCCCCGCCCTCGCCCGGCAGCGGAGGAGTATTACGAGGAGCAAGAGACCCGCTTCCGTCGGGACACCGAGGACGATGAGCCGGATCCCTCTCGCCGCTCGGCTGTCGAGGACTATCCCGAGGATGTGCAGGAAGAACGAGGCACAGTCACCCGCCGTCGTCCCCCCCGTCTGCCTCAAGACCAGGGTGAGAGCTACGTTGAGGAAAAACCTCGTCGTCCTTCCCGCCGTGTTGTCGAGGTGGAATCGGTGGAAGTGCAAGAGGCGGAGCCAGACGAGTACGAAGATGATTTGTTCTGA
- the aroH gene encoding chorismate mutase translates to MGWRVRAIRGAITVPANTAEAIGAAVNELLDALEHRNAINPAELVSVIFSVTPDLNAAFPAQFARRRPGWELVPLLDVQQMDVNGALPRCIRVLIQLNTPLAQAEMHHVYLRGARELRPDLSPV, encoded by the coding sequence TTGGGGTGGCGGGTCAGAGCAATCCGAGGGGCCATCACCGTTCCGGCAAACACTGCCGAGGCCATTGGCGCTGCGGTGAACGAGCTACTGGACGCCCTGGAACATCGCAACGCCATCAATCCGGCGGAGTTGGTGAGCGTCATTTTCTCCGTTACCCCCGATCTCAACGCGGCCTTTCCTGCCCAATTTGCCCGCCGCCGCCCCGGCTGGGAGTTGGTGCCTCTGTTGGACGTGCAACAAATGGACGTCAACGGCGCTCTGCCCCGTTGTATCCGCGTTTTGATCCAACTGAACACCCCGCTGGCCCAGGCTGAGATGCACCACGTCTATCTGCGAGGTGCCCGCGAGCTACGGCCTGATCTCAGCCCAGTTTAG